Proteins found in one Pseudoxanthomonas sp. SL93 genomic segment:
- a CDS encoding DUF2271 domain-containing protein, translated as MSKIAVHTTLTIALSGLLATPAYAATLDINVEVPKLNVAEYHRPYVAIWIEGADQKVAANLSVWYQQTSNSEGHGTKWLPDMRQWWRKSGRSLKVPVDGVTGPTKPVGKHALSFTDKQPQLAKLAPGDYTLVVEAAREVGGRELLKIPFSWPAKKAPQSGKAQGSTELGAVSLTVKP; from the coding sequence ATGTCGAAGATCGCCGTCCACACCACGCTGACCATCGCACTCAGTGGCCTGCTCGCCACCCCTGCCTACGCCGCCACGCTGGACATCAACGTGGAAGTGCCCAAGTTGAACGTGGCCGAGTACCACCGCCCCTACGTGGCGATCTGGATCGAAGGCGCGGACCAGAAGGTCGCCGCCAACCTGTCGGTCTGGTATCAGCAGACGAGCAATTCGGAAGGTCATGGCACCAAGTGGCTGCCCGACATGCGCCAGTGGTGGCGCAAGTCGGGGCGCAGCCTGAAGGTGCCGGTGGACGGCGTGACCGGCCCCACCAAGCCGGTCGGCAAGCACGCGTTGAGCTTCACCGACAAGCAGCCCCAGCTCGCAAAGCTGGCACCGGGCGACTACACGCTGGTCGTCGAGGCCGCGCGCGAGGTCGGTGGTCGCGAGCTGCTGAAGATCCCCTTCAGCTGGCCGGCGAAGAAAGCCCCGCAGTCCGGCAAGGCCCAAGGCAGCACCGAACTCGGTGCCGTCAGCCTGACCGTCAAGCCCTGA
- a CDS encoding PepSY-associated TM helix domain-containing protein, with protein sequence MAPFLFLAAALARPALQPDIAHHQQRRGFWLRTLHQWHWISSAVCLVGMLLFAITGITLNHASSIEATPEVTNRTATLPAPLLTSLGNRQERNAPLPDAAAAWLGDQFSVSIGARTAEWSDAEVYLSMPSPGADAWLSIDRETGAVEYERTQRGWISYFNDLHKGRNAGPAWGWFLDVFAVACLVFCITGLFLLYLHGRQRRMTWPMVGLGLLVPLLLALLFIH encoded by the coding sequence ATGGCCCCCTTCCTTTTCCTGGCTGCCGCCTTGGCGCGACCTGCCCTCCAACCTGACATCGCGCACCACCAGCAACGGCGTGGCTTCTGGTTGCGCACGCTGCACCAGTGGCACTGGATCAGTTCGGCGGTGTGCTTGGTCGGCATGCTGCTGTTCGCCATTACCGGCATCACGCTGAACCACGCTTCCAGCATCGAGGCAACGCCGGAAGTGACCAACCGCACCGCCACGTTGCCGGCGCCTTTGCTTACCAGCCTGGGAAATCGCCAAGAAAGAAATGCGCCCCTGCCTGACGCCGCCGCGGCCTGGTTGGGCGACCAGTTCTCGGTCAGCATCGGCGCGCGCACCGCAGAGTGGTCCGATGCCGAGGTCTATCTGTCGATGCCGAGCCCCGGCGCGGATGCCTGGCTCAGCATTGATCGCGAAACCGGCGCGGTGGAATACGAACGTACGCAGCGCGGCTGGATTTCCTACTTCAACGATCTGCACAAGGGACGCAACGCGGGCCCGGCATGGGGCTGGTTCCTCGATGTCTTCGCGGTTGCCTGCCTGGTGTTCTGCATCACCGGCCTGTTCCTTCTCTATCTGCACGGGCGCCAGCGCCGCATGACCTGGCCGATGGTCGGCCTGGGCTTGCTGGTGCCGCTGCTGCTCGCCCTGCTCTTCATCCACTGA